The Gossypium hirsutum isolate 1008001.06 chromosome D02, Gossypium_hirsutum_v2.1, whole genome shotgun sequence region aattaaagaaataaaattaaaaactaaatatggaatgaaatcgactGAAAGCAATTAATTAGAACCCAACAATACATACTTTTCTGTCTTAAAATTGAAGTTGACACTCATCTGAGGGTGTGAAATTGACAGATCATTTTACCTCATATTAAAGTGATTTCTTGCTTTTTGACTGTTAAAAAGAAATTGCTTATTGACCATATTTTAATACATTTAATTTGATTTCATTCCATGGGATTTCAGAATTTCAACGCACTCAATCTCACATCCTTTTACACTAATAATAACATCAAtatcgagttaaaactcaatcggccttaaaattattttttaatgtaagATTAGAGTACCATCCGTATTAGCAATATTTGATTGTGTTGGCAGTAAAAAGAAATGATACATTATATTATCAGACCTCGActaatataaaatctaaaaggGTGTAAAGCAAAGTTTACACTCAAAAAGCAAATTGGATTCCCTAGCTACCtagaatgaaaaattaaaataattatttgaagaaaaagaTAATCACTGAACTAATCATTTTAGAATAATAAACCCCATCATTTGTACCATTCCCATTTGCCAATTGCCATTCTTTTTTATGTTTGGACATAACACCATATAAATACACATTGGAGTATGATATCATATCTACATTCTTACCAATCATTATTTATctcttttttaaagaaaaagcgAAGGAGGTAAGTTTTTTCCACAAACAAAATGATGCTACCTTTTACTGTCtaaaataataccaaaaaaaGAAACCCTAACACAACACAATTAGCTCCAATATATCCCATGTCTCATTGTCTGTCATCCAATTCCAAACTCTCCTCCCCATGAAATGCTCTAAGTAATCACTCAAAGGACTGTCTCTCTTCTAAAGCTAATATCTGAAATTAATGGAGAgaatcttcttctccatcttaaTCTTCCTCTTCCAATTCTTCTTGCCTTCACTGTCTGCAACAATCATGGTGGGTGGCGTTTCACACTGGGAAAACCCTACTGTTCATGTTGGAGACTCAGTAAGTAAGTGTTTCTTCTGCTACCATCAACTCCAACAACAAGTTTAATATTTtgggggttttttttttgttttaattttttttttggttgtatATTTACTCAGTTTTCAAGCATAAGTATCAGTACGAGCTCTACATTTTCCAAAACAAAAATGCCTCCATTCTCTGCAATTTCACTCAAGCTTCCCTTCTTACCAACCCCAACTCCTCCTCCTATGAGGTAATCTCACTTTCCATATACCATTTGTTTGCATAATTATTGGTCTTATTAGAAACTAGTTGTTCATTTAGCATTTATAAATTGGTCTTCAagattgagaaagaaagaaaaagattaaatttagttttgatccttttattatgtttaattttgagATTTGATCCTTATACTTTAAAAAGCATAATCTAGTTCATGTgttacttttaatttcatttgttaGTTTGTTAAAATATTGACATGGTTTAAAAAAAACACTGTCTTCCAATTTATTATGTTGATTTTTTTGGTATTGGACGCAGTATTGTTAAGAAAATTATGACGAATCTTGACATTAATTTTTGAAAGAgagtaatgaaatttaaaaacataaataaaggaGAGGGTTCAGACCCGATTCTTATTACCATATGCTCTTAAAAATCCACATTATCATTTTAATACGAAGAGTTAACAAAGTTAACTTTTTGGACCataaaaacattataaaagtagagaattaaattaacaaaattaaggtATAAAAATTAATCCTAGGTTTGAGTATACTATAGGGACCGAAaccataattaaaccaaaaagaaaaggtAAGTAATTTCCCGGTCGACTTCGTTTATACAATGTGCAGTGGCACCCTTCTCGCACTGGTTTCTTCTACTTTGCTTTCAACAATGGCACTCTCAAAACATGCCGAGGCTCTCAAAAGCTCTCCATAAAAGTCACTCCGGCAGAAAATGAGAGAACCCCATCACCGGAATTGCCTCCAGCAGCGGCTCCGGCACCAACTTCCGGTGGAACAGTGGTGTCATCTTCATCTCCAACATATCCATGGCCATTTCGGCCTCGCCAGGCGGTTTCACCGTCACCAAGTGCCAGCTCACCGGTTGcagtaccaacactggtgccggATAAAGGTGGAGAGGGCATCCCTTTTATCAACAGTAACCCTGCAGTTCCATTGCCGACTGGTGAAGTTGATTCTGCCACTATTCGACCTTTGCCAACCTCTGATCATGGCGGAAAGGTACAATTTGTCTCTCTCAATGCATTGCATTGTACCTTTAAAAGCTTGCTCAATGATAGTCTGTGATTTTCTattcaatcaatcaatcaataaataaggagaaagaaagaaagaagactCTAAAATTTTCATGAACAACGATCATTTATCTCATAACTTTTCGTACTTGTTggattattattactattattttcaatACACATAAAAAAGATTTATAcagaatttttatataaacttcttatccaaaaatatattaaagtttagaAAAACTAATTTATTGTTAATTGCATGAATCTCCCTTTTATTATcttaattgttaatttagatattAAATATAGTTTGGGTATGactagaaatatttaaaaaaaatcaaattacgaACACATTTATACCTAGTGTATGATCTACATGAATATGGTAGGTTAAAAAGACAAGTAAACATcgtcaataaaattaaaaaggttatttccatacataaattaaattgtaaaatatgtagaTAATTTAGATGTAACGCATAAAAAAAtagtcttttaattttaaatatatttaacatcatgtttttatttatttttttaaatctcttTTTCAAGTTTTATAGATAACACTTACAAATTAATATATAAAGCCtatatttcaacatttcaaagtgGAATTTGTCATATTTATGTATCTCTCTGTTCACCAAGTTGATAGGAGTAGTTGCATTGCAGGCAGTGGTGGGGATCCTAACAGCTCCAATGGCTCTATTTTCCATGGCTTTCCTAGCTTTGTAAAAGGGGGGGGGGGAAGAAGGGTTGCCCAAATTTgttgtaaattttaatatattgtaGAATTGAATTAATTTGAGTGATTAGAGGATAAAATTAgctttaatatttatgattattatagTGAAGGTATTGTAATGTGAAAGGGGTATGTATGCATGCACCCCAAAGTTCAGACCCTACTTTGGCAATCATTTGCCACTTTAGGTCATTTTGTTTTGCCATGCAATTGATTCCTtctacttttactttttcttttgccTTTTTTTGCCACCTATCTTCAAtaaagtttaatttgaatttctTTATCATTCCTTCTTTTTTCTGCcttttctctttcctttccctttttatttatcaATCTATACCAAATTGGTTGTTTTTGGATGGTTTTACATtagggatgaaattttataattttgtaataaaagAACGAATTGTAAATATTAAGATTGCATTTGGTTTTagaaaatagagattatttttttaaaattggtaaacattaaaaaacaacgtgtttgattgaaatttttaaaaatatttttggaaaataaaaataaaaatatataaaaaacaagTAAATAATAAGAAGTTATTTTCATTGTTCTCACTACAAATGCTTTGTAAAAGTCACTTACTAActaatagtaattaaatcaaatGTACTGTGGCCACGTAACCttccatctatcatgtaatgccgatGAGAGTATATCATTTACCTTTTACTGGACTATAAATTTCATTGTTGTGGAATGATGCTACATCGTGCAGAAGTTGCATACCCAACGTatcagctttcggttccttatctatttgaactcatgctttcatttacatcaaagtatacgagtcacacatacatagtctatcatccactcaggattaaggtacgtcacactataaatgtcacaagtgaataaatccataaacaggaTCTATAATATATTCTACTTGCGTCATGTCCGATGTATTGTCAGTTCTTCCAGTCACATCTATGTTTTTGTCTTTTAGGAGTTATTCGTTTCGATACCTAAGATAAGTTATATCCCTAATTGAACAtaatagacaacatattagtctttcaatcaattttctcaattccaattagactaaggacatgtttatattatctactaatataagttgtatttctacattatgatccaaccacgtaatgttgcttaatattagtttaaatgttagataatcaatgaactaatattttctttcattttgctttgtgtgcaaaaactaTTGAGGACATTATACAAAAGATATTAATCATACtgatggatattttattaaaccaatttgttcgaaaaattacGAGTACCTAGATGAAATCACTACATTGAGAGCACTAGATCCCAATAGTTTGCatatttttgaagattttttGCAGTCAATCTTGTGATTATTATTGGAGAAGAAATTGAATTAAGCAAGTTAACTTTTAAAGGATCCTAATGTGACCTACTCATCTTATATACGGAGATATGCTATCTAAGAATATATGGGTTAACTTTATGAAAATTTATCTTTATCCTTTATATCCTTATATTAAGGGCATTTGAGTTGATGAGATTTAGGGAAATCAAGATGGATTAAAGGTTACTTTGTGAAGTTGGATTCGTGCTTTAAATAAGGAAGCATTGTTCTACTTTGAAAAAGATAATTGTTGATACAGTTATGTGAGCAGTGTTTCACGCATTGTCATAAAAAGTGCACACTGCTCTTGGCATTATGCAAGTCACATAACTTACCTTACTTGGAGTTGGcaattttttgaacaaaattaGTTGGGCAATGACTTAGAATGATTTTGTGGATGTGAGTTGGCCCATATTTGAAGATCCATCTTGTGGAGCAACAaatatttaaagattaaattaatctagatcaagaaaagcgaaccCCTTGCTTTGTGGAGATTGTTTTGACTGATTTGAAGACTTATCTTGGATATCTTTGATTTATTCTGAACTTTATGAGGATATTTGTAAAGTTTTTTCTGAGACTATTTTAGTGAGATCTAATACCAATTGTTGAAAAAAGCCGGTTTAGAAATTGTTTTTGTTGCAGagcaaaaaactaaaatttttctaaatacgAACAGTTGtgttatttatagtaataaaccttaaccaaattggTCCATCCaaaaaatcaaagcaatttaATACCTATAATTTCTGAAAGTGAGCAACTCAGGACAATCATGAAAATTAGTGTTTTTttgtcaattgtacataattttaattgatgtAATAAGAAATTGAGTcttaatgtttacatattttgtcaatttggtcctaattataaaaaatgcataaaatttttaaaaatctaaaaattcaaaaaaatgtgaaaatcttGAACTTCGAATATATAAATAAACAGAATGTGTAAGCTtttagggttaaatttgttattataaaaattaaacaatgtaaaattgatgaaaaacaaTAATGTTGTGATTAATTGTCCCTAAATGCTTACTTTCAAAATTGACAATGATTAAATTGCTCTGATTTTTTAGATGTGTCAATTTGCTCAATATTGAAATTGAAAGGGACTTGAAAAGTC contains the following coding sequences:
- the LOC107910460 gene encoding early nodulin-like protein 2 isoform X1, which gives rise to MERIFFSILIFLFQFFLPSLSATIMVGGVSHWENPTVHVGDSVIFKHKYQYELYIFQNKNASILCNFTQASLLTNPNSSSYEWHPSRTGFFYFAFNNGTLKTCRGSQKLSIKVTPAENERTPSPELPPAAAPAPTSGGTVVSSSSPTYPWPFRPRQAVSPSPSASSPVAVPTLVPDKGGEGIPFINSNPAVPLPTGEVDSATIRPLPTSDHGGKLIGVVALQAVVGILTAPMALFSMAFLAL
- the LOC107910460 gene encoding early nodulin-like protein 2 isoform X2, with the translated sequence MERIFFSILIFLFQFFLPSLSATIMVGGVSHWENPTVHVGDSVIFKHKYQYELYIFQNKNASILCNFTQASLLTNPNSSSYEWHPSRTGFFYFAFNNGTLKTCRGSQKLSIKVTPAENERTPSPELPPAAAPAPTSGGTVVSSSSPTYPWPFRPRQAVSPSPSASSPVAVPTLVPDKGGEGIPFINSNPAVPLPTGEVDSATIRPLPTSDHGGKAVVGILTAPMALFSMAFLAL
- the LOC107910460 gene encoding early nodulin-like protein 2 isoform X3 — translated: MERIFFSILIFLFQFFLPSLSATIMVGGVSHWENPTVHVGDSVIFKHKYQYELYIFQNKNASILCNFTQASLLTNPNSSSYEWHPSRTGFFYFAFNNGTLKTCRGSQKLSIKVTPAENERTPSPELPPAAAPAPTSGGTVVSSSSPTYPWPFRPRQAVSPSPSASSPVAVPTLVPDKGGEGIPFINSNPAVPLPTGEVDSATIRPLPTSDHGGKLHCRQWWGS
- the LOC107910460 gene encoding early nodulin-like protein 2 isoform X4 produces the protein MERIFFSILIFLFQFFLPSLSATIMVGGVSHWENPTVHVGDSVIFKHKYQYELYIFQNKNASILCNFTQASLLTNPNSSSYEWHPSRTGFFYFAFNNGTLKTCRGSQKLSIKVTPAENERTPSPELPPAAAPAPTSGGTVVSSSSPTYPWPFRPRQAVSPSPSASSPVAVPTLVPDKGGEGIPFINSNPAVPLPTGEVDSATIRPLPTSDHGGKE